One part of the Streptomyces lydicus genome encodes these proteins:
- a CDS encoding DUF2752 domain-containing protein, with product MSTVQPAGPLTAAAIRRRTVRRASLALGAGAAAAGYLWRTDPHRPGQVLLPCPFKLMTGVDCPACGATRMAYDLLHGDVVAAFHDNAVLLTLGVPAVAFFLLRWLVAGLRGRAYRLRLTNRGNAVVFGIAAVWMAARNLMG from the coding sequence GTGAGCACCGTGCAGCCGGCCGGACCGCTCACCGCGGCGGCGATCCGGCGCCGCACCGTCCGCCGGGCGTCACTCGCGCTCGGCGCCGGCGCGGCGGCGGCCGGCTACCTGTGGCGCACCGATCCGCACCGGCCCGGACAGGTGCTGCTCCCCTGCCCGTTCAAGCTGATGACCGGGGTGGACTGCCCGGCGTGCGGCGCCACACGGATGGCGTACGACCTGCTGCACGGCGATGTCGTGGCGGCTTTCCACGACAACGCCGTGCTGCTCACCCTCGGCGTGCCGGCCGTGGCGTTCTTCCTGCTGCGCTGGCTGGTCGCGGGGCTGCGCGGACGCGCCTACCGGCTGCGGCTCACGAACCGCGGCAACGCCGTGGTGTTCGGCATCGCCGCGGTGTGGATGGCCGCCCGCAACCTCATGGGGTAG
- the topA gene encoding type I DNA topoisomerase — MSPTSEATEGGGRRLVIVESPAKAKTIKGYLGPGYVVEASVGHIRDLPNGAAEVPAKYKGEPWARLGVNVDADFQPIYVVNSDKKDQVRKLKELLAESDELYLATDEDREGEAIAWHLQEILKPKVPVHRMVFHEITKDAIREAVANPRDLNQKLVDAQETRRILDRLYGYEVSPVLWKKVMPRLSAGRVQSVATRLVVERERERIAFRSAEYWDLTGTFATGRAGDASDPSTLTARLNAVDGRRVAQGRDFGPNGQLKNDVLHLDEANARALAAALENTDFAVRSVESKPYRRSPYAPFRTTTLQQEASRKLGFGAKATMQVAQKLYENGYITYMRTDSTTLSDTAVAAARAQVTQLYGASYLPDKPRTYAGKVKNAQEAHEAIRPSGDRFRTPAETGLTGDQFKLYELIWKRTVASQMKDATGNSVTVKIGGRAADGRDAEFSASGKTITFHGFLKAYVEGADDPNAELDDRERRLPQVSEGDALAVREITADGHATKPPARYTEATLVKELEEREIGRPSTYASIIGTILDRGYVFKKGTALVPSFLSFAVVNLLEKHFGRLVDYDFTAKMEDDLDRIARGEAQAVPWLRRFYFGEGEAEGAASDAGNGDGDHLGGLKELVEDLGAIDAREISSFPVGNDIKLRVGRYGPYVERGEKGEEGHQRADVPDDLAPDELSVEYAEELLAKPSGDFALGADPVTGHEIVAKDGRYGPYVTEVLPEGTPKTGKNAVKPRTASLFKSMSLDTVTLEDALKLMSLPRVVGKDPEGVEITAQNGRYGPYLKKGTDSRSLESEEQLFTITLDESLAIYAQPKQRGRAAAKPPLKELGTDPVSGKPVVVKDGRFGPYVTDGETNATLRRDDDVETITPERGYELLAEKRAKGPAKKTAKKAAKKAPAKKTTAAKKTTAKKTAAKKTTAAKKTTAKKTAAKKTTAAKKTTAKKATAKTAAAKKTAASAED, encoded by the coding sequence TTGTCCCCGACCAGCGAAGCCACAGAGGGCGGCGGCCGCCGACTCGTCATCGTCGAGTCGCCGGCCAAGGCGAAGACGATCAAGGGCTACCTCGGCCCTGGCTATGTGGTCGAGGCCAGCGTGGGGCACATCCGCGACCTGCCCAACGGGGCGGCCGAGGTCCCGGCGAAGTACAAGGGCGAGCCCTGGGCCCGCCTCGGCGTGAACGTCGACGCCGACTTCCAGCCGATCTATGTGGTCAACAGTGACAAGAAGGATCAGGTCAGAAAGCTCAAGGAGCTGCTGGCCGAATCCGACGAGCTCTACCTCGCCACCGATGAGGACCGCGAGGGCGAGGCCATCGCCTGGCACCTCCAGGAGATCCTCAAGCCGAAGGTCCCGGTCCACCGGATGGTCTTCCACGAGATCACCAAGGACGCGATCCGCGAGGCCGTCGCCAATCCGCGTGATCTGAACCAGAAGCTGGTCGACGCCCAGGAGACCCGCCGGATCCTCGACCGCCTCTACGGGTACGAGGTCTCGCCGGTCCTGTGGAAGAAGGTCATGCCGCGGCTGTCGGCCGGCCGGGTGCAGTCCGTCGCGACCCGCCTCGTCGTCGAGCGGGAGCGCGAGCGCATCGCCTTCCGCTCCGCCGAGTACTGGGACCTGACCGGCACCTTCGCCACCGGGCGCGCCGGAGACGCCAGCGACCCGTCCACGCTGACCGCCCGGCTCAACGCCGTCGACGGCCGGCGGGTCGCGCAGGGCCGCGACTTCGGCCCCAACGGGCAGCTCAAGAACGACGTGCTCCACCTGGACGAGGCGAACGCCCGCGCGCTCGCCGCCGCCCTGGAGAACACCGACTTCGCGGTCCGCTCGGTCGAGTCCAAGCCGTACCGCCGCTCGCCGTACGCGCCGTTCCGTACGACCACCCTCCAGCAGGAGGCCAGCCGCAAGCTCGGCTTCGGTGCCAAGGCGACCATGCAGGTGGCCCAGAAGCTGTACGAGAACGGCTACATCACCTATATGCGTACGGACTCCACCACGCTCTCGGACACCGCGGTCGCCGCGGCCCGGGCGCAGGTGACGCAGCTGTACGGGGCGAGCTACCTGCCGGACAAGCCGCGCACCTACGCCGGCAAGGTCAAGAACGCCCAGGAGGCGCACGAGGCGATCCGCCCCTCCGGGGACCGCTTCCGCACCCCGGCCGAGACCGGGCTGACCGGCGACCAGTTCAAGCTGTACGAGCTGATCTGGAAGCGGACCGTCGCCTCCCAGATGAAGGACGCGACCGGTAACTCCGTCACCGTCAAGATCGGTGGCCGGGCCGCCGACGGCCGCGACGCCGAGTTCAGCGCGTCCGGCAAGACCATCACCTTCCACGGCTTCCTCAAGGCATACGTGGAGGGCGCCGACGACCCGAACGCCGAGCTGGACGACCGCGAGCGCCGGCTGCCGCAGGTCTCCGAGGGCGACGCGCTCGCCGTGCGGGAGATCACCGCCGACGGGCACGCCACCAAGCCGCCCGCCCGCTACACCGAGGCCACGCTGGTCAAGGAGCTGGAGGAGCGCGAGATCGGCCGCCCGTCGACGTACGCGTCGATCATCGGCACGATCCTCGACCGCGGTTATGTCTTCAAGAAGGGCACCGCGCTCGTCCCGTCCTTCCTGTCCTTCGCGGTGGTCAACCTCCTGGAGAAGCACTTCGGCCGGCTGGTCGACTACGACTTCACCGCCAAGATGGAGGACGACCTCGACCGCATCGCCCGTGGTGAGGCGCAGGCCGTGCCGTGGCTGCGGCGCTTCTACTTCGGTGAGGGCGAGGCCGAGGGTGCCGCCTCCGACGCCGGCAACGGCGACGGCGACCACCTCGGCGGGCTCAAGGAACTGGTCGAGGACCTGGGCGCGATCGACGCCCGGGAGATCTCGTCCTTCCCGGTCGGCAACGACATCAAGCTGCGGGTCGGCCGCTACGGCCCGTACGTCGAGCGCGGCGAGAAGGGCGAGGAGGGCCACCAGCGGGCCGACGTGCCCGACGACCTCGCGCCCGACGAGCTGAGCGTGGAGTACGCGGAGGAGCTGCTCGCCAAGCCGAGCGGCGACTTCGCGCTGGGCGCCGACCCGGTCACCGGCCACGAGATCGTCGCCAAGGACGGCCGCTACGGCCCGTACGTCACCGAGGTCCTGCCCGAGGGCACCCCGAAGACCGGCAAGAACGCGGTCAAGCCGCGCACCGCCTCGCTCTTCAAGTCGATGTCCCTGGACACCGTGACGCTGGAGGACGCGCTCAAGCTGATGTCGCTGCCGCGCGTCGTCGGCAAGGACCCCGAGGGCGTGGAGATCACCGCGCAGAACGGCCGCTACGGCCCGTACCTCAAGAAGGGCACCGACTCGCGCTCCCTGGAGAGCGAGGAGCAGCTGTTCACGATCACCCTGGACGAGTCGCTGGCGATCTACGCGCAGCCCAAGCAGCGCGGCCGGGCCGCGGCCAAGCCGCCGCTGAAGGAGCTGGGCACGGACCCGGTCAGCGGCAAGCCGGTCGTGGTCAAGGACGGCCGCTTCGGCCCGTACGTCACCGACGGCGAGACCAACGCGACGCTGCGGCGGGACGACGACGTCGAGACGATCACCCCGGAGCGCGGCTACGAGCTGCTGGCGGAGAAGCGCGCCAAGGGCCCGGCGAAGAAGACCGCCAAGAAGGCGGCCAAGAAGGCGCCGGCGAAGAAGACGACCGCGGCGAAGAAGACCACGGCCAAGAAGACCGCCGCTAAGAAGACGACCGCGGCGAAGAAGACCACGGCCAAGAAGACCGCCGCTAAGAAGACGACCGCGGCGAAGAAGACGACCGCCAAGAAGGCCACCGCGAAGACCGCGGCGGCCAAGAAGACGGCGGCGTCGGCCGAGGACTGA
- a CDS encoding DUF7059 domain-containing protein gives MSTHLPTADAQDPESNARTARLREALLTAAFTADGLLDLLGAPAYAALARSETVPALRATRGDGPLETLVRLFLLQRPVELRRARAALPVADCLADGWLVQDGDELRASVDVRPYGGPEGQDWWIVSDLGCAVGGAGGIRGAGEADRSELVLGVGGASTTLAGITVRRPVGSALDLGTGSGIQALHASRHATRVTATDLNPRALRCTALTLALSGARPADLREGSLFAPVADETYDLIVSNPPFVISPGARLTYRDGGMGGDDLCRTLVQQSAAHLNDGGYCQLLANWQHVAGEEWHDRLRSWVPRGCDAWIVQREVQDITQYAELWLRDAGDHRAGDEAYAARYDAWLDEFEARKTKAVGFGWITLRKSGSDTSSITVEEWPHPVEQPLGESVVGHFDRQDYLRTTDDAALLAGHFRLADEVVQEQVGLPGAEDPEHVVLRQNRGMRRATKVDTVGAGFAGVCDGSLPAGRILDAIAQLVGEDPVLLRDRTPASIRALVEQGFLEPVAEGA, from the coding sequence GTGAGTACGCACCTCCCCACCGCAGATGCCCAGGACCCCGAGAGCAACGCCCGCACCGCACGGCTGCGCGAGGCGCTGCTGACCGCCGCCTTCACCGCCGACGGGCTGCTGGACCTGCTCGGCGCGCCCGCCTATGCCGCGCTGGCGCGCAGCGAGACCGTCCCCGCCCTGCGGGCGACCCGCGGCGACGGCCCGCTGGAGACGCTGGTGCGGCTGTTCCTGCTGCAGCGCCCGGTGGAGCTGCGGCGCGCGCGGGCGGCCCTGCCGGTCGCGGACTGCCTCGCCGACGGCTGGCTGGTCCAGGACGGCGACGAGCTGCGCGCCAGTGTGGACGTACGCCCGTACGGCGGCCCCGAGGGGCAGGACTGGTGGATCGTCTCCGACCTGGGCTGCGCGGTCGGCGGCGCCGGCGGCATCCGGGGCGCCGGGGAGGCGGACCGCTCCGAGCTGGTGCTCGGCGTCGGCGGCGCCTCCACGACCCTCGCCGGGATCACGGTGCGCCGGCCGGTCGGTTCGGCACTCGACCTCGGGACGGGCTCCGGCATCCAGGCGCTGCACGCGTCCCGGCACGCCACGCGGGTCACGGCCACCGACCTCAACCCCCGCGCGCTGCGGTGCACCGCGCTGACGCTGGCGCTCTCCGGGGCGCGGCCGGCGGACCTGCGCGAGGGCTCGCTGTTCGCGCCGGTCGCGGACGAGACGTACGACCTGATCGTGTCCAACCCCCCGTTCGTGATCTCGCCGGGCGCCCGGCTGACCTACCGCGACGGCGGCATGGGCGGCGACGACCTGTGCCGGACCCTCGTCCAGCAGTCCGCCGCGCACCTCAACGACGGCGGGTACTGCCAGCTGCTGGCCAACTGGCAGCACGTGGCGGGCGAGGAATGGCACGACCGGCTGCGCTCCTGGGTGCCGCGCGGCTGCGACGCCTGGATCGTGCAGCGTGAGGTGCAGGACATCACCCAGTACGCCGAGCTGTGGCTGCGGGACGCCGGCGACCACCGCGCCGGTGACGAGGCGTACGCCGCGCGGTACGACGCCTGGCTCGACGAGTTCGAGGCGCGCAAGACCAAGGCCGTCGGGTTCGGCTGGATCACGCTGCGCAAGTCCGGGTCCGACACCTCCTCCATCACGGTCGAGGAATGGCCGCACCCGGTGGAACAGCCGCTGGGCGAGTCCGTCGTGGGCCACTTCGACCGGCAGGACTACCTGCGCACCACGGACGACGCGGCACTGCTCGCCGGCCACTTCCGGCTCGCCGACGAGGTGGTGCAGGAGCAGGTCGGACTGCCCGGGGCGGAGGACCCCGAGCATGTGGTGCTCCGTCAGAACCGCGGGATGCGGCGGGCGACGAAGGTGGACACCGTCGGCGCGGGCTTCGCCGGGGTGTGCGACGGCTCGCTGCCCGCCGGCCGGATCCTGGACGCCATCGCCCAACTCGTCGGTGAGGACCCCGTCCTGCTGCGGGACCGCACCCCGGCCTCGATCCGGGCGCTCGTCGAGCAGGGATTCCTGGAGCCGGTGGCGGAGGGCGCCTGA
- a CDS encoding ATP-binding protein: MATVELRFSALPEHVRTARLVAAAVARRAGVDEAVLDEVRLAVGEACSRAVGLHESHDIAAPVRVLLIEDEKKFSIEVGDGVPGGPGGAGAQGAAQAEGVADGDAEGEDEMGLAVISGLVDDVEVTAGQEGGMIRMTWPTTTAAVLP; the protein is encoded by the coding sequence ATGGCCACCGTCGAACTTCGCTTCAGCGCCCTTCCTGAGCATGTCCGCACCGCGCGGCTGGTCGCGGCTGCCGTGGCACGGCGCGCGGGGGTGGACGAGGCCGTGCTGGACGAGGTGCGGCTGGCCGTGGGTGAGGCGTGCAGCCGGGCGGTGGGACTGCACGAGAGCCATGACATCGCGGCGCCGGTGCGGGTGCTGCTGATCGAGGACGAGAAGAAGTTCTCGATCGAGGTGGGCGACGGCGTGCCCGGCGGCCCCGGTGGAGCCGGTGCGCAGGGCGCCGCCCAGGCCGAGGGGGTCGCGGACGGCGACGCCGAGGGCGAGGACGAAATGGGCCTCGCGGTCATCAGCGGGCTGGTCGACGACGTCGAGGTGACCGCCGGACAGGAGGGCGGCATGATCCGCATGACCTGGCCGACGACGACAGCGGCAGTCCTTCCCTAG
- a CDS encoding small secreted protein, producing MNKKLVAALSGGAALVLALTGCSEDNSKKLNDWAKTFCDPAQAQFKKIQNANAAMQTADSGNTDSKKVQKTDSAAFQQISNAYAALAKNLDQAGPPPTDQGKQAQANAVKELNSLSKGYADLQKQVNNLDTSDKLKFADGLRDLSNGINKLNKQSEAAFKNLEAGDVGAAMAKQKGCQNQAASGSPVPTPSKKS from the coding sequence GTGAACAAGAAGCTTGTGGCTGCACTGTCCGGCGGTGCCGCACTGGTGCTCGCGCTGACCGGTTGCAGCGAGGACAACAGCAAGAAGCTCAACGACTGGGCGAAGACGTTCTGCGACCCCGCGCAGGCCCAGTTCAAGAAGATCCAGAACGCCAACGCCGCCATGCAGACGGCCGACAGCGGCAACACGGACTCCAAGAAGGTCCAGAAGACCGACTCCGCGGCCTTCCAGCAGATCTCCAACGCCTATGCGGCGCTGGCCAAGAACCTGGACCAGGCCGGCCCGCCCCCCACCGACCAGGGCAAGCAGGCCCAGGCGAACGCCGTCAAGGAGCTCAACTCGCTCTCCAAGGGCTACGCGGACCTCCAGAAGCAGGTCAACAACCTGGACACCTCGGACAAGCTCAAGTTCGCCGACGGACTGCGCGACCTGTCCAACGGCATCAACAAGCTCAACAAGCAGAGCGAGGCCGCCTTCAAGAACCTGGAGGCCGGCGACGTCGGCGCGGCGATGGCCAAGCAGAAGGGCTGCCAGAACCAGGCCGCGTCCGGTTCCCCGGTGCCCACGCCGTCGAAGAAGTCGTAG
- the bldG gene encoding anti-sigma factor antagonist BldG translates to MDLSLSTRTVGDRTVVEVGGEIDVYTAPKLREQLVELVNDGSYHLVVDMERVDFLDSTGLGVLVGGLKRVRAHEGSLRLVCNQERILKIFRITGLTKVFPIHTSVEEAVAATD, encoded by the coding sequence GTGGACCTGTCCCTGTCGACCCGGACCGTTGGCGACCGTACGGTCGTCGAGGTCGGTGGCGAGATTGATGTATACACCGCGCCCAAGCTGCGCGAGCAGCTGGTCGAGCTTGTGAACGACGGAAGCTACCACCTCGTGGTGGACATGGAACGTGTCGACTTCCTGGACTCCACTGGGCTCGGCGTGCTGGTCGGCGGGCTCAAGCGGGTGCGTGCCCATGAGGGCTCGCTGCGCCTGGTCTGCAACCAGGAGCGCATTCTCAAGATCTTCCGTATCACCGGTCTGACCAAGGTGTTCCCGATTCACACCTCGGTCGAGGAAGCCGTCGCAGCCACTGACTGA
- a CDS encoding sodium-translocating pyrophosphatase — MAGPYTPQMLDTPSFLAGPSLTAGNRGIVLVIAVVALAALAVAAVLVRQVLAAGEGTDSMKKIAAAVQEGANAYLARQLRTLGVFAVVVFFLLMLLPADNWTQRAGRSGFFLIGAGFSAATGYIGMWLAVRSNVRVAAAAREATPAEGDNREKDLTAVSHKAMKIAFRTGGVVGMFTVGLGLLGASCVVLVYAVDAPKVLEGFGLGAALIAMFMRVGGGIFTKAADVGADLVGKVEQGIPEDDPRNAATIADNVGDNVGDCAGMAADLFESYAVTLVAALILGMAAFGDAGLAFPLLVPAIGVLTAMVGIFVVAPRRRDRSGMTAINRGFFISAGISLVLVAAAVFTYLPSSYRDLAGVTDPGILGRSGDPRMLALVAVAIGIVLAALIQQLTGYFTETSRRPVRDIGKTSLTGPATVVLSGISVGLESAVYSAVLIGLAVYGAFLLGGASIMLALFAVALAGTGLLTTVGVIVAMDTFGPVSDNAQGIAEMSGDVTGDGAQVLTDLDAVGNTTKAITKGIAIATAVLAASALFGSYRDAIATAVRNIGSAAGGMGLSLDISQPNNLVGLVLGASVVFLFSGLAINAVSRSAGAVVFEVRRQFRERPGIMDYTEKPEYGRVVDICTKDALRELATPGLLAVLTPIAVGFSLGVGALGSFLAGAIGTGTLMAVFLANSGGAWDNAKKLVEDGHHGGKGSEAHAATVIGDTVGDPFKDTAGPAINPLLKVMNLVALLIAPAVVKFSYGEDKNIGVRIVVALLAIAVIVGAVYVSKRRGIAVGDEDNSEDPENIAKSAKTAVAS; from the coding sequence ATGGCGGGGCCTTACACCCCTCAGATGCTTGACACCCCCTCTTTTCTGGCCGGGCCCTCGCTGACGGCGGGCAACCGCGGCATCGTGCTGGTGATCGCCGTGGTCGCCCTGGCAGCGCTGGCTGTCGCAGCGGTGCTGGTCCGCCAGGTGCTCGCGGCCGGCGAGGGAACCGACAGTATGAAGAAGATCGCGGCGGCCGTGCAGGAAGGCGCAAATGCCTACCTGGCACGGCAGTTGCGGACCCTCGGCGTATTCGCCGTGGTGGTGTTCTTCCTGCTCATGCTGCTGCCCGCGGACAATTGGACGCAACGCGCCGGACGCAGCGGCTTCTTCCTGATCGGTGCCGGATTCTCGGCGGCCACCGGCTATATCGGCATGTGGCTCGCGGTGCGCAGCAATGTGCGCGTCGCGGCGGCCGCCCGGGAAGCGACTCCGGCCGAGGGCGACAATCGGGAAAAGGATCTTACGGCGGTCTCCCACAAAGCGATGAAGATCGCTTTCCGTACCGGCGGCGTGGTCGGCATGTTCACCGTGGGACTGGGCCTGCTCGGCGCGTCCTGTGTGGTGCTCGTGTACGCCGTCGACGCGCCCAAGGTGCTGGAGGGCTTCGGCCTGGGTGCCGCGCTGATCGCGATGTTCATGAGGGTCGGCGGCGGCATCTTCACCAAGGCCGCGGACGTCGGCGCCGACCTGGTCGGCAAGGTCGAGCAGGGCATCCCCGAGGACGACCCGCGCAACGCCGCGACCATCGCGGACAACGTGGGCGACAACGTCGGTGACTGCGCCGGTATGGCGGCCGACCTCTTCGAGTCGTACGCGGTGACGCTGGTCGCCGCGCTCATCCTGGGCATGGCCGCCTTCGGTGACGCCGGCCTCGCCTTCCCGCTGCTGGTACCCGCCATCGGGGTGCTCACCGCGATGGTGGGCATCTTCGTCGTCGCGCCGCGGCGCCGTGACCGCAGCGGCATGACGGCCATCAACCGCGGCTTCTTCATCTCCGCGGGCATCTCGCTGGTCCTGGTGGCCGCCGCGGTCTTCACCTACCTGCCGTCCAGCTACCGCGACCTGGCCGGGGTCACCGACCCCGGGATCCTCGGCCGCAGCGGCGACCCGCGGATGCTGGCGCTGGTGGCGGTCGCCATCGGCATCGTGCTGGCCGCGCTGATCCAGCAGCTGACCGGCTACTTCACCGAGACCAGCCGGCGGCCCGTGCGGGACATCGGCAAGACCTCGCTGACCGGCCCCGCCACCGTGGTCCTCTCCGGCATCTCGGTCGGTCTGGAGTCGGCCGTCTACTCGGCGGTGCTGATCGGCCTGGCCGTCTACGGGGCGTTCCTGCTGGGCGGCGCCTCCATCATGCTGGCGCTGTTCGCGGTGGCGCTGGCCGGCACCGGCCTGCTGACCACCGTCGGCGTGATCGTGGCGATGGACACCTTCGGACCGGTCTCCGACAACGCGCAGGGCATCGCCGAGATGTCCGGTGACGTCACCGGTGACGGCGCGCAGGTGCTGACCGACCTGGACGCGGTCGGCAACACCACCAAGGCCATCACCAAGGGCATCGCCATCGCCACCGCCGTGCTCGCGGCGTCCGCGCTCTTCGGCTCGTACCGGGACGCGATCGCCACCGCCGTGCGCAACATCGGCAGCGCGGCCGGCGGAATGGGGCTCAGCCTGGACATCTCGCAGCCCAACAACCTCGTCGGGCTGGTCCTGGGCGCCTCGGTCGTCTTCCTGTTCTCCGGGCTGGCGATCAACGCCGTGTCGCGGTCGGCGGGCGCGGTGGTCTTCGAGGTCCGCCGGCAGTTCCGGGAGCGGCCCGGGATCATGGACTACACCGAGAAGCCCGAGTACGGCCGGGTCGTCGACATCTGCACCAAGGACGCGCTGCGCGAGCTGGCCACCCCCGGCCTGCTGGCGGTGCTCACCCCGATCGCGGTCGGCTTCTCGCTCGGTGTCGGCGCGCTCGGCTCGTTCCTCGCGGGCGCGATCGGCACCGGCACGCTGATGGCGGTCTTCCTCGCCAACTCCGGTGGCGCCTGGGACAACGCCAAGAAGCTCGTCGAGGACGGTCACCACGGCGGCAAGGGCAGCGAGGCGCACGCCGCGACGGTCATCGGTGACACCGTCGGCGACCCGTTCAAGGACACCGCGGGACCGGCGATCAACCCGCTGCTGAAGGTGATGAACCTGGTGGCGCTGCTGATCGCGCCCGCCGTGGTCAAGTTCTCGTACGGCGAGGACAAGAACATCGGCGTGCGGATCGTGGTGGCGCTGCTGGCCATCGCCGTCATCGTGGGTGCGGTGTACGTCTCCAAGCGGCGCGGAATCGCCGTGGGTGACGAAGACAACTCCGAAGACCCGGAAAACATCGCCAAGTCGGCGAAGACGGCGGTGGCGTCCTAG